The region TACAAACCCAAAATGAGTCTCGGTAAACTCGCACGTTTGACAACCTTGGCTCTTACTACTAACATCTATCGGCACAAGGTACTAAATCAAATTAATAAGGCAAGAAACGACCCTGTACACTACCAACAATTTGCCACAGTAATCACACCGCAATCATAATATCCACCTCCAAATGCAACCCTTGATGATCCAACAAGAATACAACCTCATCCAGATTGTAATGCAGCAATGGATAAACAAACACAATGGAAATAGGTACAATAACATCACCAGCATCAATCAACAGATAACATTATAAAGAGCTAACTGCGAATagttaaaatgaaaaatgtaaTCACAGCAACCACCAATATCCAAAATAAACTAATGATGATCCCTCAGAACAAGTTAACATCCAATACAAATGCAGAAAGTAAAGTATCTACTTATAATCAAATTCAAGAGGGCAAAAGGAAAAGCTAAAAGAGACAATTACCCACACCAATCAACGGCCAGCATTAAGAGCCATGAGCATGTTGTTTCCACCAGGAAGGTAAGACACATTGGGAGACTTCGCAAGCGTCGCAGCAATTTCCCTCGAAGCCTCAATCATCCTAAGCTCAATCAGCCCCATTCCCACCGCAGCCGTCGCATCAGAAATCAGCTTTGCAGCTTCACTCTCTCCCTCAGCTCGGATAATCGCAGCGCGCCGCTCCTGCTCAGCCTTCATCACCACAAACTTAGACCTCTCCGCCTCCTGCTGCGCCACCTGCTTCTGCTCAACAGCACGTGAGAATTCGGCACCATAGGAAAGGTGCGTGATGGCAACATCATCAAGGAGAATGTTGAAATCCTTCGCGCGGCGGAGGAGGCTCTCGCGAACCAGCGCCGACACCTGAGGACGCTCGGTGAGGAGCTGATCGGCATTGAACTGAGCAACAACAGCCTTGAGCACCTCGTTGCCGATCGAGGGGAGAACCTTCTCATCATACTCCAGACCGAGATTCTGGACAATGACGGGGAGGCGTTCGGTGTCGGGGCGGGAGAGAACACGGAGGGTGAGGTTCACCATCTGGAGATCCTTGGTGCCGGAGATGGAGGAGAAGGTGTGGGGGCGAGTGCGGATGTCGAAGATGTAGGGTTTCTGGACCCATGGGATGAGGAAATGGGTTCCTTCGCCGACGGTGTCGTCGAGGATGCCGCGGAATCGGTCGAAGAGGACGGCGCGCTGGCCTCCATCGACGGTGTAGAGGGAGGAGTTGACGGCGGCGGAGGCAGCGCCGAGGCCGATGGCGGCGCGGGCGACGTTTGTGAGGAAGGAGATTGCGGCTTGGTTGCTACCCATTTGGAgatttggagagagaaaggggTTTAGGGCTTAAGACAAAGGGGGGTGAGGGTTTTATTCACGAAATCCAACTTGGTGAGGAAGAAAAAGGTTTTCAGGAAACactcaaaaatcaaaattattgtTGGATCGTTTTAAGGATAATGATGGAAATTAGGGTTGTGGAACCACATTctaaattgtttaaaaaaacaatagaatttaaaataagtgagtaaataattttattaactttttttttcatttcctcTAGATCATTCTAGGTGAACAATGGAATTTAAGATATAAGGGTTAAGAAATTTACAACTTTTCTCTTTATCTTTTATCAATAATTTGGGTGTTTGTGAGGCAGGTTGTAAAGAATTGGACTTGTCTTTTACCCATCCTTAAATATTGATACAGTTTGTTTTTAGACTAGAACTCGTCCATGGATCTGAGGAAAATTGATGAGGCACGGGTTTGATAAGGATCAGGTTATAAAAGGATGAGTTCGGGTTGATCTGAAAGATAAATTGAATGTCAATTTTGAATCTCATCAAACAATTATAAATATTTCTCATTctgtaaaaaaaatatctaaCTTCCTATCATATTGGTTATTCATGAATTAAAGAAACTACACGATTATTAGGTCATTCGTACTAAATGGTATAAGATTACAATCTAATTATATAATGTGATGCATTTCTACTATAATATTttacaatatatacatatagatTGTTGGAAGCTTGGAGTTACTATGGCATGAAATTAGAAACTAGTGTGTGATGTTATTAGGAAATTCTAATCCTCCAAGCAAAATTTCTACAAATGAAATGTCATGTTTTGAAGTTAGGGGCTCAATTGGGATGTTCGCCGGATGAGTTGGGCTTGTCTTTCACTCGTCCCTAGAACAGTTGAAACCCTATAAAGTGAGGGTTTGATGGACATGGCCAGGATGGGTCAATGGACCGAATCGGGTCTTAAACACCCCTATGACTACTAAATCACCCTCATgtaggggtggaaataagtCAAGCTTTGCGTGACCAAGCTTGACATGTGGCTAGTCATATCCCAAATTTTAAGGTCCGACTTGGCCTTTTATACTGTATGACTTAGCCTACTAGCATGTTTAATTAGAAGTCTATTCAACAGAAAATGTCATtttaaaaagataaataaacCAGGGAATTAATAGGTCTTTCTACATATTACTGCATTtccatttatttatattattaataaaaataatattatgtaGCAAACCAATCTATCAAGCAtgagtttagtttttttttagttaatcaAGCTTTAAAAAAAGTCTAAActtgattttttaataaatgagTCAAGTCAGTgttagatcaagatttggtcctGTATACATttctaggttttgatgataacaagtatatatTTTGTGTATGAATAactttggtactctaacgtttctCTTTTTTGTGTTTAACAAACAGGTTCTAATTCTGATTGAAAGTAGAATTCATcagaagtcaaagaccaaaATGTTGACCAACAAACCGCTTCTGCACTCTATTCTGATGAACGGTAGTTTATTGCTTCAGATGTTATGAAGATAAAAGCTCTGATGAGGGTTCTGAAGAATCAAGTGCTGACGACTCTGAAGACCAtaagttctgagtgaacggtcaaagactctgaagacttgaagacccaaagaaagctggctctgaagaccaagtgcttctactatgaagaccagaagttctgaagtgaacggtccagatgttgaagacttgaagttctgaagatccaagcatcctcgtgactctgattagaagcttcacaagttcacatTTGAAGCGCCTCTGAAAATCAAAAGTCAAATGTAAAAGGCAAGGGTCACTATCAAATAGTACAATcgcagtgtactatcctgaccaCCACCTAACGAGGATCAGCCATTGTACgatctggaaattccagatgtaccctccaacggatagaatTTCACAACGGAAAAATCACTCTCAAggcttggagtatttaaaggctgaagaaaggaagaaaatactAAGAAACACATTGCAATCAACCTACACtcaagcgaataccttagcaatcattttcttcattgttctaaaTTTGTTTACACCTTGCTTGTTTTAGAAGtactctttgtaaacccaaactttgaTCATATTGTTTgtattccttaagggaccggttaGGTCAGGATCCTTTAGAAGACTAGaacttgtgtgtcttagtggttgctagttcttaggtgtgttagtcactgagcaagttgtgctagtgcagttgtaacaacctttgattagtggattaccttcattcaccgaaggaagaaatcaccttaacggatGGACTAGACGTAACTTGAGGATTTTttcaagtgaactaggataaaatcaCTGTGTGCTTTTCTTTTATCCTTTGCACTCTTCTTTCTTTGCTACAAAGTGTTTTACGTGAAACACAAAAAGGAAACGTTTTTATtgtaaaaccctattcaaacccacctttctagtgtttttcataccttcagtcaGGTCATGCCTTTGACAAGTCACCTAACCTACTTATACCAATTACCCTCATGAAATGGGGTTGTACTGATTATTACATAAATCCATTGAACTTAGAAGCCAACACAAATTTGAATCCACATGATCTTGTCAACTAGAACAttgaatttatttttctcttcataaaGTATTGAAAGAGTTCCATTTATGTAATAGATTTAAACAATGATATGGAAAATCATGAGAAAATTTTCACCTTGGAGGGTCCTTGCCAACAAGTTTTATATAATTTGTTTGGATTGGCGATAATACACAATTCGAAGTACGCCAACTTCAAAAGttatattttgtaatttttcttttaagtgATTATATGAATTTTGAATCGTAACGGATCTAAAATTTTATGTTGTAGAGTCAATATATGCATATTATATTCAAAACatataaaaaatcatttttctcttACATGGTCGCTGCTAGAAAATAGTGAGTACATGCAAAAATATAAAGGATCCAAAAAAATATTCTCTTGTCACATAATTCACAAATTGCTTCAACAATTACTAACTTCTTTTAAATGCCACAAAATACATCAATCATGGTAATAGACTCAAATTTTACTAGCATCTTGTGAATGGCACAATATGCACAAAATCTAAATTAGGTGCTGCTCCTCACTGCACTGAATTCaccaataaaataaatatatgttaATGTTGACTTTTCAATAATTGACTATCTATACACATTTTTTCCAAAGCCAAATTCATTAAATGAACTAGCTAGCTAGATGATCATAATGTataaaccaaaaagaaaacaagctCAATCACAAAATCAAGAAGTATGATTTTTGTACCACATGCCCCTTGCTGCTTAACTGGAGTAACCGCTCATTTTTCCCTTCAATCCATGCGAATTGAAGCCAGTTGTGTACCATTAGagccaagaaatgagatttCTAAATCAATTGGATCAAGTAATGACCTACCGctattggtggtggtggcttgaGAAGTGTCTAATGTTGAGGAAATGGTGGATAACTACCAACTATGTTGGTCGGAAAATGATTGGAGCATGAATGATAAGTTCATGTGGATGATGTTATGAAACTTAGCTAATGTGGAAACAAGGTGAAGGAGAAGGAGTGTAATGTAGGAGAGGCATAGAATTAGGCAAAGGGTAACCATGATTAATAGTGTTATGAGTGTAAGAGAATATTATTGAGAGACAATGTGTTAAATAGAGAAGCAGAAGGATCCTTTATATAGTCTATCCACAAGTCTATTATTCACCCTCAAAACAAAAAATGTCGACTCTATTTGTATGATTTAATTAGTTATAAACACTTTAGTACTTTGCACATATGTCATTGTAATTTTAAATCAAATAACATTTACTTGAATTCTTAATAAAAACTTTTCAATTCCTGTTTTTTTAACCTATTTTATTATTTGAGAACATAGAAGCAAATGAAAATATGTGTGGTTTATTATACAAAAAATTATGAGTAGTATTTATCATAGGACTTTGAGTGTTTCATTTCCTAGTACTTTTATTTCAGTTTTGTTTCTTCTACTTTGTATTAAGGGTTGGAACATTGttgtcaatctctagagatatctcttaatctcttaCGAGATTACGATATCATGTACCAAAAACGAGATTAGCGGGGGGTAGTAACTGTTTTTTCAAATCTCGGCTGATATCTCgagatatctcttaatctcGTGTAATATCGCGAGATTACCACGAGATTATGAGATTAGCTTGTTTTGTTAAAAATgtcaaaaaaatgttttctcTAAGGCTATTTCAGTCTAACCCacaaattttagggttttcactTATCTTTGTCGTTCTTGCCACTCAACTCTGTCGTTCTTTCCACTTCttctgtaaggcccgagtttttaagtttatgctaagtgaataaacttcttattcacgattagggttgatgtaatgtgaagggaaacctgaacgaaagtttattaaatgaaatatatttatgaaggagaaagttcaggaaaagttcaaggattgcattatgatcgataaaagttatagcacgaacgttttacgcttaaacctaggtcagaaaccctagttatagctaattttcacttttaggcacgatggcagttaattccaaaaatcttcagagaaatgttagaacttctctttttccatatatcacaatcgtttcgaggcgaaactctaggatctacgaacgtccgattccaatcatcggaagtttgccgaaaccgaatccctggtatttcaaaaccctagaatttctcgacaatgaagactttttctattcagagcttcaaatgaatattccacacgcgtacacccatttctcttgatgatttcaatctttcttccgaaggaagttttccattccgacattcgatgcaaaaagcaacttatcgggtaaaatagttttataccgactatgctttagttgccaaaaatacaaggagacctctttatagttttggaactcttttgccaaaacatatctattaattcatggagaatgaagtcggaaaaatcagattcgcgaaactttcattttcccgcgaatttccaacctttatatatagcaaagaaaggaagaaaaacacaaattctcctccattttctctcccaaaaccgcggccaagaacaaggaagaaggaagaagagtttttcttcatcgtttgcttgatcgtcgatcaatcagttgctacttcaaggcttcgaggtatagtcgctaatccttacctctgatcgctttttccatagcttttctgtagagttttctgagcggatagtttatgggtttttgcaaaactatcctgaatctttcatttctgattctaaacctcttccttatgcgcccaagatcacttctgccgggttagattttccgttatgtcgccggaattccgccggaatcaatttgagcctaaaatactcatttttggagtttttggtgtaaagcttcaacctttaggctgaaaactatcgccttagcttagtgctagtaggattagttgtcataaacgtcgttggtgacgtccctgcaaaattttatttttgggatttcagttttgaaaaatcctaagttaaaaatcatgaccaaaatacccctgcgacagtttttgatccgataatttttccgagttcagaatacccttagttacggcttatgaaagcataggaaccaagtttgatcgaagaaaaatcgagccccacaattaccaaaagtggccgagccctataggggaggaggaggaaaatttccttttccgaaaacttgtctttcgcgctagattatcgtaccttagagtatagattacttcgagtatccttagtaagtatcgatagcttagttttcgatagattcttatagtattctgtgattttattgtaaaggtgcttttgaggatttccccgaggaccaacactttgagagcgaggaagcactagttgatcattctggagaactttcaggtgagggcttctcactgaatctctagttaatgcttagggtcgatgtttcgacattgtttactgtttatgcactggaattgtgtgtgattggaaaatgttttctgaggcttcggctgacaatgtagatgattcatctactgaatgtttttgagattgtcttacatgctatgtgctatgtgggtaatctaggatgtgtggtgcatgctttatatgctaagtgctaagtgtttatgatgcgatttattgatatatgacatgttgttgattgtgatgatttaaatatgctctgtactggaatctgagattctgaatggtgagaatagcgggcaggtcatgccgattttattttgagagttttgagaaagtttgataggacgaacgaggttcgggccttaattttgtttagtggatcgagacatcctctggaagcgacttgggattgggagatcctgaaaatgtataagacttgcgataagacaaaatggaatctattttatgaagaaaattcataagaccttaaataacctcaaaatctttaagtaatgataacaacctcgaaggaaggcattggaagtcaaatcatagttttggaaaaacgaggagtgtcgtcggatccaagtgttgagtttgttgttgtgctgttggagcagcgtttgttgttgtgctgttggagcagcgtttattgttgtgctgttggagcagcgtttgttgtggtgctgttggagcagctatgtgtcgttatgaagtgtgtcttttggtcgcagaatcgactttaccttagggtaagcttttagagactttaacttccctagaacacgtggcgacgtgtcgagtgaggacggagacgttgtttgactaatcattttgcatacatgcaacattaatgaggtattaacacaggacgtactctggacctcgtcggtttccaaaatggtcataagacccggaatgccgtgaaagagcgtttgtagacttctcttgtagcagaccgaaatggcagacctacgggtttactgctgatctgactacccctgttggagtaagaggcacgcgggccgaaatggctccaccgtggctggtgttagggctgatccgtttgatgtccatccctttccggaatgcatgtggttgactgggttaacctgcatacatatcatgcaacatgcatactaatttagttgttgagtgtgattggtaattgttaaacctatttggaacatgctatctgctattattgtgtttatgttattgtggaacatgcaaccctaggaatgacatctttagctataagcctaagtggctatctattattagtacctattgggtttattatctacatagttctttagagttgaccctcgcgtcttctgtgtgtgctttggcggacaacgccttttgtcagatgaatattgcggactggttcaccatggtccacccttcgggggggattaggtacgagatgatagatcaggacgaccccgggtcgtgggtggttgaccccgcgagccaccgagcgacgtattcggggcgcatcatggaggaccacgtggacagtggaggactcttgaggtcaggagtgttgaggcgatgctctatcagcttcaacttgccaccgggcgttcactgcggaccaggattcggaggagcaccgccgccaccgtcatcttcaaaggaggaggatccctcagaggagattccagtgggagtgccttcggcagggtctagtgcaccctctgttgcgatcattgatgatcagggttcgggccctaagcccgtgagtccagcatcggagcgcactgcggttgcgaggggaggacggatagggctggtagacttggtcgttctggattctgattcagacgacgatcatgctagcacatagtttcgagtgttggtatgagctcctcgagttaggattagtgtaggagtagagttttagctctgacagtcttgcttcatttgttacttaggggacagggtagatccgcctatagctttttgtgtggtttccttacgggaatcacagagagttggttggacttaggaggtcttattttcaggccattgggtcagctgattctcagttttgagggatggtgttgcgggcacttcacccttttcatttggtttgtatatattgcctacgggcgttgcacttttctttccgtcactggaggttactcgtgacgaggttgttacttacagcgggggctgtttatatattgtatattagttctattgcttttcgcttttgggttttatttaattcagtcttgtcttagttattatcgaaaaaaaaaatatttcacgttttttcgcattaagtttacttttggttactaaagtgacgccaccgaaatcggggtgttacatcttcTCTCATCCTCTCGCGCGACCACCAGCgcaacttcctcctcctccaacgcGACTTCCTCCTCCTTTTGATGAAATCCAATCTGATGATGAATGGATAACTAAAGAGGTAGATATAGAGGAGAATGAtattgatggtgatgatgatattGTGGATACGTTGAATTAGTTCAAGACAACATTGAGAATTTGGTTCTTGATCCTAATGTTGGAGGGTCTAAGTCTATCTTATCTGAGGAAGAacttgatggtgatgatggagatgatgattcAAGTTGTTCTAAATTCAACCGTTGGATAACCCGTGTACTCCCTTTTAATATatctttggcttataaaaaataaacatggataaaagttaaaagaaaaaacCATTTTTCTATTATATGGTTGGTGCTAGAAAATAATGAGTACATGCAAAAAATATAAAggattcaaaaaaaatattctctCATCACATGATTCACGATTATGTATTAACTTTTTCTCtattcataaatatttttcatttccaGTTTTCTTAACCTGTTTTGTTATAAGTTAATGAAAAGATGTGTGTTTTATTATACAGGAAATTAGAGAAGTTAGATGGAGAAAAGTTAAAGAAATATAATAATTTCTCTTATGTGGTTGACCTTTGGTTCTGTGCGATGCACGTGCATGGTACAAAAATTTGTTCGTCTGACGATATTTTTATAAGTGAGCGCGTACAGTACTGAAAGAAAATTTTCATAtcgtaaaataaaaataaatttggaAGTTTCATCACCTTCAAAAGCGAAACGTTTTTAACATCTAGATGGTTCCTTTGCttcttttgttatttttctaGGGCTAGTATGTGCCACAATGTTTAGAGTACAAAGCTAGTATTAATTATATATGTCAACaactagtgtttttacccgcgcgttgcacggagaatttatctattgtatttgaaacatcaatcaatattttaaattataaaaaattaaagatatactaagaatgtaagaacaatcataattaagatatagatatttaaagagcataaattcagacactcaattctagtgttttgtaagcatatactgaattaactaatataaagtgGCCAAAAAGATAAACTATCATTAAGACTTATTTTGGCTTCCAGATGTTGCatagaaattatatcaaaacttatttctcTATGCTCATTCCCCTCGTATGaacttttaattctttaaacataaataaatataaattatatatgtactaatgttttctaatctccgtacaaaaaaaattatcatcaaATTGAGAGTtgcccaaaaataaaaacatgatattgtgttgtatagtatagaaattatatcaaaacttatttATCTATTAAATTTTTCATGCTTGTTCCCCTTGTATGaacttttaattctttaaacataaataaatataaattatatctgtactaatattttctaatcttcgcacaaatatttttatcatcaaattatcaaacaGTTAATTATATTTACCTCTAAAGTTggtttaaaaactaaaaaaagtactgaaatgatattaaaattaatttttatgttagttTTAACATGGAATTATTTGTATGCGAATGTAAATTTTAAATGTTACACTGAGATTAGTTTATGGAGCATAAGCCATAAATTACATACATAGAAGTGAAGAGAGATTTTTCATGACATAATTCACTTTcaaacagtggcggaagcacaTGAGTGACTTGTCCATGCTTAGTCACCCCTGAATTTTAGGAATgtctcaagaaaaaaaattgaagcagtGTGAGACTTGAGAAGGAGAGGAGGGAGGGGACGGTTGAGCTGAGAGAAAGGGGTGATCTCTATCTTGTTTGTGTTTCTCTTTCAGATTCAGTAGACATTCTTTTGAACCTCTGTGTTATCCACTAACAATTGAAATTAGAAATAGATATTTTGGTTTTGTTACATATGGGTCTTTTTTATTAGATGTGAAAGCTACTCGgctgcatttttttttacattagagTTGCACCTCTTTCCAACAcagtaataaaaaatataaaagaatagTTTTAACTTATACGAAGCATTTGATAGCATTTTTTGTGTTAATTTTTAAACAATCCTCTAAAACTATTTGAAATCAATTTGAATCTGTGATATTTAaggtaaatataaatttaacttcTTAGTTAAAATTTggtaattatttaatatcaatttttgtaatctactatataatttttttaaatgatatatttaatttatagcggCTATACCGGTCAAACCACAATTCAACTGCGATTGATCTAATGAACGGTGAACCAATTCCCTCACCGATTTGATCAACGGTCCAGTTTTAATAACCTTGTTAATCGGTCTGATTATATGAGATTAAATATGTGGTTTTTGTGTTTTGCttgtaaaaaaaagttataaaaattatGCACACCAACTGTTTGTAAAATGTCCTCTTCAAGTTTTGGCCTTCAATAAATGAGTTTTTTTCTTAGGTTTGGCTGCTACTTCattcttgttttgttttttttttttttttttgcacattctttagttgataaaaattgaaattttcttacAAAGTATGTTACTTTATATCTTAGTCCCCCCTTTCTGAAATTCATGCATCTACCCCTACTTTCAAGTCAAATAGTATACACCACTAAGCTACCATTTAATAGTTAGATTGTCCTTATATTATGATGCATTACCAACTAATAAACTTGTAAGAAAAGAGCAAACACTACCAGAAAATCGttgtttagcgacggatttagcGACCGAAATATTTCAGTCACAAATAGCGACCGAGTTTGCGACGGAATCCATGATATTTTGGTCAAAATTCAAGTTTGACTTATTAGCGACTGAATTAGCGACGAAATATTTAGCGACCGACATTTCTGTTGCTAAATTTgtagaataaaaataataaagcgATGTTGCGACTGAACTAGCGACAGATTGTGTTAGCCACCGAACTATCCGTCGCTACtagcgaccgatttagcgaTAGTTGTATTAGCGACCGACTTTACCGTCgctaaaaagtataaaaaaaataataaataaagtaGCGACGGTATTAGCAACTGATTATTTAGCCGTCGCTAGCGACTGATTTAGCGACGGCTAATTTAACCACCGATATATCGGTCGCTAGTAGCGACTGATTTAGCGACGGTCGAATTAGCGACCGGATTTTCCGTCGCTAAAAAgtataataaatataattcaCAAAGTATCCTTTTGAAAAAATGTTATACCTTGGATACGAACCCAGGATCCACAGCAATCATAGTTACTGACTTGCCAGTTGAGCTATTTAACTTCCTTAGTTTTGTTTgcgtttaatatatatattaattaataaaacgtAACCCTAATGTTATCAAAACTAAGTGTCAATCTACCAAATCTTACCCTCtgcttctctactctctctcgCTCACTCTCTTCTCGACGGCGCGCACCTCCATCGTTAGGGTTCCTCTTCATCGCTCATACCTCCATCGTTAGGGTTCCTCACCACCGTGCTTCCATCATCAAACCACACCTTCCTTCTGCTCTGCTTCGTTTTCACCTCACCGTGCTTCAATCAATCAAACCACACCTTCCTTCTGCTGCTTCGTCTTCACCATCGCTTCCATCACTCAAGCTCGTGTgggttctgcttcttcttcaccGAGCCCGTCCGCTCCAGCGCGACTGCATCCCACGGCGCGCCGCACCTTCCGCTGCCATTATCAAGGTTTGGTTTGTAACCGATATTTTTCCTGCAATTTTCCATCTTCTGTGctatgttttttcttttaattgctATGGAAGCCTCTGATtttttctgaaaactgcaattttctctttttatgaATGGTATGTGGAGGAGGAATTCTGGTTTTGTTCCATTGCTGGTGTTGTTACAGGATGGTTTGGTCACGTTTTTATGGGTGTTCGAAAGTTTGTAAGGCCATAAGTTTTATTGGATTTTACCATAATTTCTTTTAGATTTAACTTCGAATAGACAGTTTGTTGCTAGATTAACTAatctattttttgttttgttttt is a window of Lotus japonicus ecotype B-129 chromosome 5, LjGifu_v1.2 DNA encoding:
- the LOC130717682 gene encoding prohibitin-3, mitochondrial, translating into MGSNQAAISFLTNVARAAIGLGAASAAVNSSLYTVDGGQRAVLFDRFRGILDDTVGEGTHFLIPWVQKPYIFDIRTRPHTFSSISGTKDLQMVNLTLRVLSRPDTERLPVIVQNLGLEYDEKVLPSIGNEVLKAVVAQFNADQLLTERPQVSALVRESLLRRAKDFNILLDDVAITHLSYGAEFSRAVEQKQVAQQEAERSKFVVMKAEQERRAAIIRAEGESEAAKLISDATAAVGMGLIELRMIEASREIAATLAKSPNVSYLPGGNNMLMALNAGR
- the LOC130718855 gene encoding uncharacterized protein LOC130718855 isoform X2, encoding MLSKLSVNLPNLTLCFSTLSRSLSSRRRAPPSLGFLFIAHTSIVRVPHHRASIIKPHLPSALLRFHLTVLQSIKPHLPSAASSSPSLPSLKLVWVLLLLHRARPLQRDCIPRRAAPSAAIIKYGDTSLWKQRHNDHGIVFHIR
- the LOC130718855 gene encoding uncharacterized protein LOC130718855 isoform X1, with the protein product MLSKLSVNLPNLTLCFSTLSRSLSSRRRAPPSLGFLFIAHTSIVRVPHHRASIIKPHLPSALLRFHLTVLQSIKPHLPSAASSSPSLPSLKLVWVLLLLHRARPLQRDCIPRRAAPSAAIIKLQTDSIGFDSYWVNAVRGHFPLEAEA